The window GCGCAGCGGCCCCTTGCCGGCGAGCGCGTTGCCGCGCGGCAGCGCGGCCACGAAGCCGTCGTGCTCGAGCGGCAGCAGGGTGGCGCCCGAGTGGCGCAGCAGCGGCGTGCGCACCAGCCCGACGTCGAGCGCTTCCTCGTCCAGCCATTGCAGGATGCGCGCCGAGGTGGCCTCGCGCAGCACCAGCTCCACGCCGGGGTACTCGGCACGGAAGATCGGCACCAGGCGCGGCAGCAGCGCGAAGGTGGTGGAGCCGACGAAGCCCACGCGCAGCACGCCGCCGGTGCCGCTGTCCGCGCTGCGCGCGGCATCGGAGAATTGCGCGGCGTGGAACAGCATGCGGCGTGCCTCGGCGAGCGCGGCGCGGCCGCTTGGCGTCAGCGCCACGCCGCGCGCGTCGCGCGTGAACAGCGTGGTGCCGAGTTCGGCCTCCAGTTTCTGGATCGACACCGACAGCGGTGGCTGCGCCATGTGCAGGCGCTCGGCAGCGCGGCGGAAATTCAGCGTTTCCGCCAGCACGACGAAATGCCGGATGCGGCGCAGGTCCATGGGGCTGCGCCGGCTCACTGGCCGGTGAAGACCGGCTGGCGCTTTTCCAGGAAGGCCTGCACCGCTTCGCGATGGTCGGCGGTCTGATGCGACAGTGCCTGCAAGCCGGCCGACAGTTCCAGCAGCGTGTCCAGGCGGCTGTGCATGCCTTCGCGCATCAGCCGCTTGGCCATGCGCACCGCGTGCGGCGGGTTGGCGGCGATGCGCGCGGCGATGTCGAGGGCCGTCGGCAGCAGTTGCTCGGCCGGCACCACGCGCGAGACCAGGTTCCATTCGAGGGCCTGGCGGGCATCGATCGGCGTGCCGGTGAAGGTCATCTCGGCGGCGCGCGACAGCCCGATCACGCGCGGCAGCAGCCAGGCGCCGCCATCGCCGGGAATGATGCCGAGCTTGACGAAGCTCTCGGCGAACTGGGCCTGCTCCGCGGCGATGCGGATGTCGCACATGCAGGCCAGGTCGAGGCCGGCGCCCATGGCCGGGCCGTTGACTGCGGCGATCACCGGCACCTCCAGGTTGAACAGGGCCAGCGGCAGGCGCTGGATGCCGTTGCGGTAGTCCTGGCGGATCTCCAGGCCGCTGACGGCGCCCGATGCCTGGCGTTCCATGTCGCGGATATTGCCGCCGGTGGAGAAGGCGGCGCCGGCGCCGGTGAGGACCACCGCGCGCACGCTGCGGTCGTCGCGGATGCGAGCGATGGCGGCGAGGAAGTCGTCGACCGCGCTGTTGCCGGTCAGCGGGTTGCGCCGCTCGGGCTCGTTCATGGTCAGGGTCACGATGTGGCCCTGTTGCTCGTATCGCAGGAAATCCGCCATTTGTCCTTGTCTCTCCGTATGGGTTCGTTCTGCTTGCCGCAGTCGCGGCACACGTTGCTGCGCACGGCCGCCGGGGGCAAGGCTAAGGGAGGCGGACTCGGCTTGTCCAATATCCGTTTGCACAGGAGCGATATCGCCGGGATATTGCGCTGCCGCGCCTGCCGCGCCTGCCGCGCCAAGCCTGCCCAAGGCGCAGGCGGGCCAAGATGGCGCGGTATTCCGACGGCTTGTCCTCGGCGGGGGCGTGCGGGAAGAGCTGTCCAGCGCCGCTGTGGCCAGGGCTTCCAGGGGGCATTCGCCGGCATCCGCCCGATACCGATTCGATATCGGGAGCTTGCAAATCAATATTGGACGGGGCCCGCGCGACGCCCTTACTCTGTCGCATCCGCCGCCGTCCGCGCATCTGATGTTCGGTGCGCTGCCGTCGTCGATGCCACACGCGCGCGCCGGTAAGCTGCATGCCCTGGCGATCCTGGACGCGACCCGATTCCCGCTGATGCCCGAGGTGCCCACGCTGCGCGAGCTGGGCTTCAACGATACCGAGGCCAGCGCCTGGTTCGGCGTGGTGGCGCCGGCGCGCACGCCGCGTGCCATCGGCGCGCAGCCGATGATGCCGGGCAGCCCGGAGGCGTTCGGCCGCTTCGTCGAGGACGAGCGCGCGCGCTGGATCCCGGTCGCCAAGGCGCTCGGGGTCGGGGCGGAACGAGCGGCGCCAGGACCGCAACCGTGACTGTGTATGACCGATTGACCGATAAGGGAGTCGAAGTTTGGACAACTTGCTGAGTGCCTTCCGGCTGGCGGCCTTGCCGGCTGAAGCCGAGGCCTTCCGCGCCGATGTGAAGGCCTTCCTGCGCGACAACCAGCCGGCCGCGCCGGCTGACGTGCGTGCCCGCTCGTGGATGGGTTTCGATGCGGCCTTCAGCCGCCGGCTCGCCGCGCGCGGCTGGGTCGGCCTGACGCTGCCGGCCTCCTACGGCGGTGCCGGCATGGACGCCTTCCGGCGCTTCGTGCTGGTCGAGGAACTGCTGGCGGCGGGGGCGCCGGTGTCGGCGCACTGGATCGCCGACCGCCAGAGCGGTCCGCTGATCCTGAAGTACGGCACCGAGGCGCAGAAGCGCTTCTATCTGCCGCGCATCTGCGCCGGCGACGCCTTCTTCTGCATCGGCATGAGCGAGCCGGGCTCCGGCTCGGACCTGGCCAGCGTGCGCACCCGGGCAACGCGCTGCGAGGAGGGCTGGCGCCTGTCGGGGCGCAAGATCTGGACCACCAATGCCGACCACTGCCACTACATGATCGCGCTGGTGCGCTCCTCCGGCGCGCCGGAGGACCGGCAGCGGGGGCTATCGCAGTTCATCGTCGACCTGTCGCTGCCGGGCGTGACGGTGCGCCCCATCCGCGACCTGACCGGCGATGCGCATTTCTCGGAGGTCAGCTTCGACGATGTGCTGCTGGCGCCAGACGCGCTGGTGGGCGACGAAGGCAGCGGCTGGGAACAGGTGACGGCGGAACTGGCTTTCGAACGCAGCGGTCCGGAACGCATCTACTCGAGCATCGCCTTGCTGGAGCACTGGCTGGCGGGACTGCGGCGCGGCGCGCCAGGCGCGGAGCAGATCGCACTGGCCGGGCGCTTCGCCACCCACCTGTGCACGCTGCGCAGCATGTCGGTGGCGGTCACCGCGCGGCTGGCACGTGGCGAGAGCCCGGTGGTCGAGGCGGCGCTGGTCAAGGACATCGGCACCGAGTTCGAGCAGTCGATCCCGGCCCTGATCGAGGCGCTGTGCGGTGCCGAGCCGGGCGCCGAGATCGATGCCGAACTGGTCCGCACGGTGGCCTACCTGAGCCAGATCTCACCGACCTTTTCGCTGCGCGGCGGAACCCGCGAGATCCTGCGCGGCATGATCGCGCGCGGCCTGGGGCTGCGCTGAGCGGGCCCGTCACCCCATCGAGAGAACCTGAGCGATGTTCGTAGAAGCCATCGAGGCCATCCTGAAAGACCAATGCACGCCGGCCTTCGTGCGCAAGGTGGAGGCTGGTGCGCCGGCTGCGCCGTTGTGGGACGCTCTGGCCGACGCCGGCTTCCTCGAGTTGCTGGCACCGGAGGCCGCGGGTGGCGCCGGGCTTACCCTGGCCGAAGCCTTCCCGGTCTTCACCGCGCTGGGACGGCACGCCGTGCCGGCGCCGGTGGCACAAAGCCTGGCCGCGCGTGCGCTGCTGGCGCCGCACGGCGTGGCCGTACCGGCCGGCATGGTCACGCTCGCGCCGGCGCTGCGCGCCGAAGGCGAGGGTGGCTATTGCGCCCAGACGCCCTTCGGCATGCTTGCCGGCCATGTGCTGGCCGATGCCGGCAGCGACCTCGTGCTGCTGGACTGCGCCGCCGCCGAGCGCGTCGCCGCCGGCGTGCACGGCAGCCAGTGCGCCACGCTGCGCTGGGCGCGCGCCGAGCCCTTGCTGCGCCTGCCCGGGGCAGGCGGCGGGGTGCAGGCTTTCGGCGCCGCCCTGCATGCGGCGCTGCTGGCGGGCGCCATGAGCCGCGTGTTCGAGCTGACGCTGCAGTACGGCAACGACCGCGCCCAGTTCGGCAAGTCGATCGGCAAGTTCCAGGCCATCCAGCACCAGCTTGCCGTGATGGCGGAACATGTGGCGGCGGCCGGCACCGCCGCCGAACTCGCCTTCCGCGGCGACCGCCCGGTGCCGGCCATGCTGGGGGCGGCCATCGCCAAGGCGCGTACCAGCGAGGCCGTCGGCGTGGTCGCGGCCAGCGCGCATGCGGTGCACGGTGCGATCGGCGTCACTGAGGAATATGATCTGCAACTGCTGACACGCCGGCTGCACGAATGGCGCATGGCGCACGGCTCCGAGGCCTACTGGCACCGGTTCGTCGGGGAGGCCCTGCTGGCCTGGCGCGGCAGCGCCAGCGACTTCGCGCGCCAGGCAGCCTGAGCGCCCCGGGGGGGGCGGCGCACCTGCCGTCGCCGCCCCGCTGTCCCGGCGCGGCCCCGCTGCACGAGGCTTTGCAAGCCAGCGTTCCTCCGCCCCCGGGGCGCCGGCATGGCCGCGGCAGCGCCCCTTTCCACCTGCTGTTAAGCTTGTATCGGGCAGGGCGTCCTCGCCTTGCCGTTTTGCATGGCAGAATCCCTGCCGCATCCGCCATTTTTCGGCGCTTGCGGCGGGTTTGGAGCGGTTCGCAAAAAAATTAGCACGACCGTTCACAAAATTTCGATTCACGGATAATATTGCTTTCGACGGGCTGGAAAGATCATGAAGGTGCTCGACCTGCGCTGTGCGCATGACCATCGTTTCGAGGGCTGGTTCGCCTCGGAGGAGGAGGCGCAGAACCAGATCGCGCGTGACCTCGTCCAGTGCCCGGTCTGCGGCGACCACGCCGTGAGCCGGCTGCCGAGCGCGCCGCGCCTGAATCTCTCGGGCGCCGTGGCGCCGGCGCAGGGCTCCGGCGAATCCTCGCCGACCGCACGGCAGGCGGCGCTGCAGGCGCTGTACCTGAAGGCGGTGCGGCAGGTGCTGGCGCAGACCGAGGACGTGGGGGAACGCTTTGCCGAGGAGGCGAGGCGCATGCACTACGAAGAGGCGCCCGAGCGCGGTATCCGCGGCTCGGCGTCGGCCGAAGAGGTGCAGGCGCTGGCCGAGGAGGGCATCGATACCATCCAGCTCGTGGTGCCGGACGCGCTCAAGCAGACGGCCCACTGAATTGCGTCCTGTGCCCGTTCCCGCCGGTGCATGACGCGCAGGCAGAACAACGCGCCGGTCATTTAGACGCCGGCATCATCACTGGAGACGGGCATGGATCTCAACTACTCGGCGGCCGACGACGCCTTCCGCGCGGAAGTGCGCGGCTGGCTGGAGGCCAATCTGCCGGCGGACATCCGCAGCAAGGTGCTGAACCACCGGCGTCCGAACCGCGACGACCTGGTGCGCTGGCACAAGATTCTGGCCGGCAACGGCTGGTCGGCGCCGCACTGGCCCGTGCAGTTCGGCGGCACCGGCTGGAACGCCACCCAGCGTCATATCTGGGATGAAGAGAACGCCCGTGTCGGCGCGCCCGGCGTGCTGCCCTTCGGTGTCGCCATGGTGGCACCGGTGATCATGAAGTACGGCAACGAGCAGCAGAAGCAGTACTACCTGCCGCGCATCCTGGACTGCACCGACTGGTGGTGCCAGGGCTATTCCGAGCCGGGTTCGGGTTCCGACCTGGCTTCGCTGAAGACGCGCGCCCAGCTGACCTCGGACGGCAAGCACTACATCGTCAACGGCCAGAAGACCTGGACCACGCTCGGCCAGCACGCCGACATGATCTTCTGCCTGGTGCGCACCGATCCCGAGGCCAAGCAGCAGGAGGGCATCTCCTTCCTGCTGATCGACATGAAGACCCCGGGCATCACCGTGCGCCCCATCATCATGCTGGACGAAGAGCATGAGGTGAACGAGGTCTTCTTCGACAACGTGCAGGTGCCGGTCGAGAACCGCGTCGGCGAAGAGAACAAGGGCTGGACCTACGCCAAGTACCTGCTCGGCCACGAGCGCACCGGCATCGCCCGCGTGGGCAATTCCAAGCGCGAACTGGGCTTCCTCAAGCGCGTGGCGCGCCAGCAGCAGAAGAACGGCAAGCCGCTGCTCGAGGATCCGGTGTTCGGCGCCAAGGTCGCCGCGCTGGAAGTCGAGCTGATGGCGCTGGAGATCACCGTGCTGCGCGTGGTGTCGAGCGAGGCCGCAGGCAAGGGCCCCGGCCCGGAAGCCTCGATGCTCAAGATCAAGGGCACCGAGATCCAGCAGCTGCTGACCGAGCTGATGGTCGAGGCCGTCGGCCCCTACGCCCAGCCCTTCGATCCGGCCTACCTGGAGTGCGAGCACGAGCATGCCGTGACCGGCTACGACGATGCCGCGCCGCTGGCCGCGTACTACTTCAACTATCGGAAGACCTCCATCTACGGCGGCTCCAACGAAATTCAGAAGAACATCATCAGCAAGATGATCCTGGGGCTGTGAGGAGACACGCGACATGAACTTCAATCTGAGCGACGAACAGAAGCAGCTCGCCGACGCGATCCACCGCTTCATCGACAAGAGCTACGACTTCGAGACCCGCAAGAAGGGCATCCAGACCTCCGCCGGCCACAGCGACTCCGCCTGGGGCGCGCTGGTCGAGCTGGGCCTGACCGCGCTGCCGGTGCCGGAAGCGCAGGGCGGCTTCTCCGGCAAGGCGGTCGACATGATGGTGGTGATGCAGGAGCTCGGCCGCGGCCTGGTGGTCGAGCCCTACCTGGCCACCGTGGTGGCCGCGCACGCGCTGAAGCTGGCCGGCGGCCAGGAAGCGCTGCTGGAGCAGGTGGCCGGTGGCGAACTCAAGCTGGCCACCGCCTTCAACGAGCCGCAAGCCCGCTATGCGCTCAATGACGTGCGCGTCACGGCCAAGGACGGCAAGCTGAACGGCCGCAAGGTCGTGGCCATCCACGGCGCGCAGGCCGACAAGCTGGTGGTGTCGGCGCGCACCGGCGGCGCCGAGGCCGACCTGGACGGCATCTCGCTGTTCCTGGTGGACGTCAAGGGTGCCGGTGTCAGCGTCACCGACTACCGCACCATCGACAACCTGCGCGCGGCCGACATCCAGTTCCAGGATGCGCCGGCCACGCTGCTGGGCAGCGCAGGCAAGGCCTGGCCGATCATCGAGGAGAGCGCCGACTACGCCGCCGTGCTGCTGTGCGCAGAGGCGGTCGGCGTGATGGACACGCTCAACGCCGCCACGCTGGAATACGCCAAGACGCGCCAGCAGTTCGGCGTGCCGATCGCGCGCTTCCAGGCGCTGCAGCACCGCATGGTGGAGATGTTCATCCATGCCGAGCAGTCGCGCTCGATCACGCTGCTGGCCGCGGCGCGCTTCGAAGAGTCGTCGCCCGAGGAGCGCCGCCGCTTTGCCTCCGCCGCCAAGGCACGCGTCGGCCAGGCCGCGCGCGCGGTCGGCCAGGAGGCGGTGCAGATCCACGGCGGCATGGGCGTGACCAACGAACTGCCGGCCGCGCACATGTTCAAGCGCCTGACGCTGATCAACACCACCTTCGGCGACGTGGACCATCACCTGGGCCGCTTCGCCGCACAGCCGGGCTTCCAGCAGGCAGCCTGATGCGCGTCCGCGCGCAGTGAGCAGACAAGCCGCGCCGGTGGTCCGGGCGCGGCTTTTTTGCTTCCGGGCACGTCCCCGGCGGTGGTGCCGGCATGACGCAGGCCTCAACCCAGAACCGGCCCGAGCGGCCACTTGCAGGTCACAATCACCATGCTTTACTTCGAAGACTTCACGGTCGGCAGCAAGCGCGACCTGGGCTCCTACCACGTCACCGAGGAAGAGATCCTGGCCTTCGCCCGCCAGTACGATCCACAGCCCTTCCATACCGACAAGGAGGCCGCCGCCAGGAGCATCTACGGCGGCCTGATCTCCAGCGGCTGGATGACCTGCGGCATCATGATGCGGCTGGTGGTCAACAGCATGGTCGGCAAGTCCGCCAGCATGGGCTCGCCCGGCGTGGACGGCATCCGCTGGCTCAAGCCCGTCTACGCGGGCGACACGCTCAGCGTCACCCTGAGCGTGCTGGAGTCGCGCCCGTCCCAGTCCAAGCCCGACCGCGGCGTGGTGCACACGCTGTGGGAGGCCACCAACCAGCGCGGCGAACTGGTCTGCACGGTCAAGGGCATGGGCATGTACGGGCGCCGGCCCGCCTGAGCGGGAATCCGGCGCGGCAGGCACAATGGGCTGGCATGACGCCGCCGCAGCCCGGCCCTGGACCTGTCGGCCGGGCGCGGTTCACGACCCGGCCCGAGCTGGACGAATTGCCAGCAAAGCAAGACTAAGCACAGCCAACCGAAGCCAACCAAAGCCAACTCAAGACGATAGAAGGAGACAGGATGCGCACCATTGCCTCGCTCGAGGAGCTCGAGAGCCTGCAAGGCCAGGAAGTCGCCGTCAGCAACTGGATGGAGATCACCCAGCAGCAGGTCAACCTCTTCGCCGAAGCCACCGGCGACCACCAGTGGATCCACGTCGACGTGGAACGGGCCAGGCGCGAGTCGCCGTTCGGCGCCCCGGTCGCTCACGGTTTCCTCACCTTGTCGCTGCTGCCCGCCATGATGCAGAGCGCGCTCGACATGCCCGGCGTCAAGATGGGGGTCAACTACGGCCTGAACCGCGTACGCTTCACCTCGCCGGTGCCGGTGGGCAGCCGCCTGCGCGCACGCATCAGGCTGCTCAAGGTGGAGCGCCTGGATCCGCTGCCGAATGCGCCGGGCCTGGTCGGTGCCCAGTCGACCTGGGAAGTGACCATGGAACGTGAAGGCAGCGACCGTCCGGTCTGTGTGGCCGAATCGATCAGCCGCCGCTACTCCTGACGCCGGGCCGCTGTGACGCCGGCAGAGGGCATACGCGCCACCCTGTCGCTATCCTGCTGGCATCCTGCGTAGATTCCACTTGGAAAGGCCGCCATGTGCGGCCTTTTTTCCTGTCGGCCGCGCCATCTGCCGGCCTACCCGGCTGTGCCGGGCGCCTTCCGCATTACAAACGGATACAACTGTAGCGATTCCACAAAGCCTGGCAGGCTTGCGCGGCCCTAGAGTGCAGGCGTGGAGCAGCCGGGCATGGAACCTGGCGCCCCGTTACACGGACAAAGATCGGACGGATAGATATGAAATACATCGGCTTGATTTGCATGGCGGCGGCGGGGCTGCTGGCCAGTGCAGGCGCGCAGGCGCACGTTGACGTGGGGATCGGCATCGGTATTCCGGCGCCGGTCGTGGTCGCGCCGCCGGTGTATGTCGCGCCTGCCCCGGTCTATGCACCGCCGCCGCCGGTCTACGCGGCTCCGGCCTACGCGCCTCCCGTCGTGGTGGCACCGGGCCCCGGCTACTGGGGGCCGGGATGGCGCGAGCGGCACTGGCGTGAGCGGGAATGGCGCGAGCACGAGTGGCGTGACCACGAGTGGCGCGAGCATGAGCGCCGCGAGCACTGGCGCTAGCCGGACCTGCGGGGCGGGCGGGCAGCGGAGACAGGACTCCCGCCGGCAGCCTGCTGCACAGCAGCGCGGAGGTCGGGAACTCCGCGCTTTTTCGTTGTGCCACTACGACAAATCGCGCAGAAAGACCCTGTCGCACATGGGGCGACATATTGTCGCACCCCGGCGCACCACGTAGTCTTCCGGATTGCCTTCGGCGTACCCGGATCTAGTGGGAAGGCTTCCTCCACCATCTCCCCGTCACACCCGGCGGGCGCAGGCATGGCAAGGGCTGGCCGGTCCGGCCGCCTGCCGGCCGGCGGTGGCGCCGGCCACTCTCCCTGGCACCGCCAAGGTGCGCATCCCCGACCTGCCTTCGTCATTGTCCGATTTTCCGGACAGTGTGTCCGGTACCTGTGGTTTACCCTGCATGTTGCGTTGCGATAAATTCGCGCCACGATGTTTGCCGCCTCGCCCCCTTCGCCTGCAGATAGCGCTCGCCTATTGAGCCGGCGGGGCAGGCACCGCCATGCGAATACCCCCCAATGCGGACCGCCTGGCCGGTTCGGCGCAGTCGCCCACAAGGTGATGCCCGGATCGGCCTGAAGCAACGGTCGGCCGCATGCTCCCGGGCCAATGCCCCGGGCTCCGCGCTCCGGTTTCCTTTCCCCAGTCCTTCCCCGCCTCGCGCTCCCGCGCCAGGCAGTGAAGCCGCGTCGTGCCTAGCCGCGGCGAACTCAACCCAGTCGTGACATGAAGAAATATAAACCTCCGCGTTGGACGCGGTTCCTGCCCAGCTTGGGCTTGCTGCTGCTTGGCGGCTGCAACATGGGTGTGCTCGATCCGAAGGGCGCGATCGGCATCGAGGAGCGCTCCATCATCATCACGGCCACCTGGCTGATGCTGCTGGTGGTCGTGCCCGTCATCATCATGACGCTGGCATTCGCCTGGAAATACCGCGAGAGCAACAAGGCGGCGCGCTACGAGCCCGACTGGTCGCACTCCACCGCCATCGAGGTGGTGGTGTGGCTGATCCCCTGCCTGATCATCATGGTGCTGGGCTACATCACCTGGAAGTCTTCGCACGACCTGGACCCGTACAAGCCCATCGAATCCGAAGTCAAGCCGATCACCATCGAGGCCGTCGCACTGGATTGGAAGTGGTTGTTCATCTACCCGGACCAGCACGTCGCCACCATCAACGAGATCGCCTTCCCGGTCAACACGCCGGTGAACTTCAAGATCACCTCGGATTCGGTGATGAACTCGTTCTTCATCCCGCAACTGGGCAGCATGATCTATGCGATGGCCGGGATGGAAACCAAGCTGCACCTGATCGCCAACCATGCCGGCGTGTACGACGGCATGTCGTCGAACTACAGCGGCGGCGGCTTCTCGGGCATGAAGTTCAAGGCCAAGGCGATGTCGGGCTTCGAGTTCGAGCAGTGGCTCAAGCAGGTCAAGGCGTCCCCGCGCGAACTGACCCTGGCCGATTACGAAAAGCTGGCCCAGCCCAGCGAGAAGGAGCCGGTGACCCTGTTCGCCAAGGTTGACCCGAACCTGTTCCACGGCGTCCTGCACAAGTACATGGATGGCACCGGTGGCGCCATCGCCGGCGGCGGCACCTCCTACGGTCCCGTCTGCACCTCGCGCAACACGATCGGCACCGGCCAGCAGGTGTCCATGGCCGTGCCCGCCGTCGCGGCGCCGGGCTCGAATTCCTAGGAGCAAGAATGTTTGGCAAATTGACACTGGAGGCCATTCCGTACCACGAGCCCATCATCATGGGCGCGCTGGGCGGGGCAGGCCTGGCAGGGCTGGCGGTATTCGCCCTGATCACTTACTTCGGCAAGTGGAAGCCGCTGTGGAATGACTGGATCACTTCGGTCGACCACAAGAAGATCGGCATCATGTACTCGCTGGTCGCGCTGATCATGCTGCTGCGCGGCTTCGCCGACGCCATCATGATGCGTACCCAGCTCGCGCTGGCCACCAACGGCAACCCGGGCATCCTGCCGCCCGAGCACTACGACCAGATCTTCACCGCCCACGGCGTGATCATGATCTTCTTCGTGGCGATGCCGCTGATGACCGGCCTGATGAACCTGGTCGTGCCGCTGCAGATCGGCGCGCGCGACGTGGCCTTCCCGTTCCTGAACACGCTGAGCTTCTGGCTGTTCGTGGCCGGTGCCATGCTGGTCAACGTCTCGCTGGGCGTCGGCGAATTCGCCCGCACCGGCTGGCTGGCCTACCCGCCGCTGTCCGAGCTGGCCTACAGCCCGGGCGTGGGGGTCGACTACTACTTGTGGGCCCTGCAGATCTCAGGCCTCGGTACCTTGCTGACCGGCGTCAACTTCCTGGTGACCATCCTCAAGATGCGCGCGCCGGGCATGACCCTGATGCGCATGCCGGTCTTCACCTGGACCGCGCTGTGCACCAACGTGCTGATCCTGGCCTCGTTCCCCGTGCTGACCGTGACCCTGGCGCTGCTGGGCCTGGACCGCTACCTGGGCATGCACTTCTTCACGAACGAGATGGGCGGCAACGCCATGATGTACGTGAACATGATCTGGATCTGGGGCCACCCTGAGGTCTACATCCTGATCCTGCCTGCCTTCGGCATCTTCTCGGAAATCATCTCGACCTTCTCGGGCAAGAAGCTGTTCGGCTACAAGGGCATGGTCTACGCCACCTGCTGCATCATGGTGCTGTCGTTCCTGGTCTGGCTGCACCACTTCTTCACGATGGGCTCCGGCGCCAACGTCAATGCC of the Cupriavidus malaysiensis genome contains:
- the cyoB gene encoding cytochrome o ubiquinol oxidase subunit I, with product MFGKLTLEAIPYHEPIIMGALGGAGLAGLAVFALITYFGKWKPLWNDWITSVDHKKIGIMYSLVALIMLLRGFADAIMMRTQLALATNGNPGILPPEHYDQIFTAHGVIMIFFVAMPLMTGLMNLVVPLQIGARDVAFPFLNTLSFWLFVAGAMLVNVSLGVGEFARTGWLAYPPLSELAYSPGVGVDYYLWALQISGLGTLLTGVNFLVTILKMRAPGMTLMRMPVFTWTALCTNVLILASFPVLTVTLALLGLDRYLGMHFFTNEMGGNAMMYVNMIWIWGHPEVYILILPAFGIFSEIISTFSGKKLFGYKGMVYATCCIMVLSFLVWLHHFFTMGSGANVNAFFGITTMIISIPTGVKIFNWLFTMYRGRVRMTTPVMWTLGFMVTFVIGGMTGVLMAVPAADFVLHNSLFLIAHFHNVIIGGVLFGYLAGVTYWFPKAFGFKLDERLGKCAFWCWLVGFYFAFMPLYALGLMGMTRRLNHTDNPEWTPFLHVAVIGAVLIGLGIVFQVLQIIVSIRNRKALADVTGDPWNGRTLEWATSSPPPFYNFAHTPVVQDLDALADMKARGDVPKKEAHYDQIHMPKNTGAGFFIGAFSLVFGFALTWHIWWLAIVGLVGMIVSFIVRSNDDHIDYYVPAKEVEAVEARHFDRLASQA